The DNA sequence AGCAGGGCGTCCACGCTATCTCCGGTGCGTGGGGTCGAGGTAGTCGCGGAGCCCGTCGCCCACGAGCGCGTAGCCGAGGATCGTCACGGCGAGGGCGAGGCCGGGGAAGAGCGCCGTCCACCACTGGCCCGTCATCATGTTCGGCGCCCCGATGGCGATCATCGAGCCCCACTCGGGCGTCGGGATGGGCACCCCGGCGCCGACGAAGCTGAGCGCGGAGGTGAGCAGGATCGAGAAGCCGATCGTGGGCGAGAGGTTGGCGAGCGCCGGCGTGAGCGCGTTCGGCATGACGTGCACGAAGGCGATCCGGAGCCCCGAGCCCCCGACGCAGCGGGCGGCCTCCACGAAGGGGCGCTCCCGCACGTGGAGCACGGCGCCGCGGGTGACGCGCAGGAAGAAGGGGATGTTCAGGAAGGCGAGCGCCACGATGACGTTCTGGATGCTCGGGCCCCGGAAGCCGACCAGCGCCAGCGCGAAGATGAACAGCGGGAAGGCCTGGAAGATGTCCGCGCCGCGCATGATCGCGTTGCTCAGCAGCGCCCAGAGCCCGCGCGCGCCCGCGAAGAAGCCGGAGATGACGCCGAGGACCACCCCGGCCGCGAAGGCGACGGCCGTGGAGATCAGCGCGATCGTGAGGTCGATGCGGGGCGCCGC is a window from the Candidatus Methylomirabilota bacterium genome containing:
- a CDS encoding ABC transporter permease, which encodes MTIPATPDLLEAPRAGRLGGAAREADDLWRFARTQPGFLFGLVVIVVTVFLALFGPWIAPYGPEEALSGKAVLPPGADHWMGTDISGMDIFSRVIAAPRIDLTIALISTAVAFAAGVVLGVISGFFAGARGLWALLSNAIMRGADIFQAFPLFIFALALVGFRGPSIQNVIVALAFLNIPFFLRVTRGAVLHVRERPFVEAARCVGGSGLRIAFVHVMPNALTPALANLSPTIGFSILLTSALSFVGAGVPIPTPEWGSMIAIGAPNMMTGQWWTALFPGLALAVTILGYALVGDGLRDYLDPTHRR